In Methanobrevibacter olleyae, the following are encoded in one genomic region:
- a CDS encoding iron-sulfur cluster assembly protein, with product MSEELALAVKDAVSVVNDPHMGISIVEMGIVQSIAIDGSTAELVIKPTNPGCMSVTRMAAQAKAEALKVEGIDKVKLIIEGHVMADSLNEMLNKDN from the coding sequence ATGTCTGAAGAATTAGCACTTGCTGTTAAAGATGCAGTTTCTGTTGTAAACGACCCTCACATGGGCATAAGTATTGTAGAAATGGGTATTGTACAATCTATTGCAATTGATGGTTCAACTGCAGAATTAGTTATTAAACCTACTAACCCTGGTTGTATGAGTGTTACTCGTATGGCTGCTCAAGCTAAAGCTGAAGCTTTAAAAGTTGAAGGAATTGACAAAGTTAAACTCATTATTGAAGGTCATGTAATGGCTGATTCTCTTAATGAGATGCTTAATAAAGATAATTAA
- a CDS encoding amino acid-binding protein — protein MWGNLNLKFSKYPARMTVAQKMFELGLRIADDGKIYCGDLKISDSALAAAANVDRRVIKSTVDVIIADDELYEIFSNIIPAGTLIKNIAKNLDLGVIEIEAGEKSDGVLANVAWIMSKHNISIRQAYAGDIQLKTNPVLTIITEDPIPGELLSEFIKVEGVLKVSIL, from the coding sequence ATGTGGGGAAATTTAAATTTAAAGTTTAGTAAATATCCTGCAAGAATGACTGTAGCTCAAAAAATGTTTGAATTAGGTTTAAGAATAGCGGATGACGGAAAAATATATTGTGGGGATTTAAAAATCAGTGATTCTGCATTAGCAGCTGCAGCAAATGTTGATCGCAGAGTAATTAAATCTACTGTAGATGTTATTATTGCAGATGATGAATTGTATGAAATATTTTCAAATATTATTCCAGCAGGAACATTAATAAAAAATATTGCAAAGAATTTAGATTTGGGTGTTATTGAGATAGAAGCTGGTGAAAAAAGTGATGGTGTCTTAGCTAATGTAGCTTGGATAATGAGTAAGCATAATATAAGTATCCGTCAAGCATATGCCGGAGACATTCAACTGAAGACAAATCCTGTCTTAACAATCATTACAGAAGACCCTATTCCTGGAGAACTTTTAAGTGAATTCATTAAAGTGGAAGGAGTTTTAAAAGTTTCTATTCTGTAA
- a CDS encoding TIGR00295 family protein: MDEEIKLLKEFDCPEWVIEHSKGVSRKACEIASNFDDVDMELVRVGGLLHDIGRSKTNSIEHAVIGAQILKKRGFSDEIVNIVERHIGTGLSEEDSKELGLPIKSYIPQTLEEKIVSHADNLFNGVEEVGIDFTIKKWKRKLGENHPSIEKIKEIHEELVLRFE, translated from the coding sequence ATGGATGAAGAAATAAAATTATTAAAGGAATTTGATTGTCCTGAATGGGTAATTGAGCATTCTAAAGGAGTTTCAAGAAAGGCTTGTGAAATTGCATCTAACTTTGATGATGTAGATATGGAGCTTGTAAGAGTTGGTGGCTTATTACATGATATTGGCAGATCTAAAACTAATTCTATTGAACATGCAGTAATCGGTGCTCAAATACTTAAAAAGAGAGGATTTTCTGATGAAATAGTTAATATTGTTGAAAGACATATTGGAACTGGCCTTTCTGAAGAGGATTCAAAAGAATTAGGATTACCTATAAAATCTTATATTCCTCAAACTTTAGAAGAAAAAATAGTTTCCCATGCAGATAATCTTTTTAATGGTGTTGAGGAAGTTGGTATTGATTTTACTATTAAAAAGTGGAAAAGAAAATTAGGTGAAAATCATCCATCTATTGAAAAAATTAAAGAAATTCATGAAGAGCTTGTTTTAAGATTTGAATAG
- a CDS encoding DUF5591 domain-containing protein, with product MKVICSSDESLFRPEVVRWRERMSMMTPIGDVVVVLPCSMKKPYSNSQSHQKFRRATKGYQELIVTSPFGICPREMENTFPIQSYDVAVSGDWNEEEIRLAGELLRDYVGDKAVIANVDGGYEEVCREYLDNCTYVCVDGRPTSPESIFNLREELKKYPKTKHKDRVLNELKSIAKYQFGLEAEKIITDDVVTKGRYHRNIYSKGKQLALLNRDIGLYTLNLEGARRLAELGIHIVEIDFDLKTNSLFAPGIVNADLTILPKDEVAVVRNDEIVAVGKAVLTGKEMMESRNGIGVKIRHRKKN from the coding sequence ATGAAAGTTATTTGTTCAAGTGATGAGTCATTATTTAGGCCTGAAGTAGTTAGATGGAGAGAAAGGATGTCTATGATGACACCTATAGGTGATGTAGTTGTAGTTCTCCCCTGTAGTATGAAAAAGCCATATTCTAATTCCCAATCTCATCAAAAATTTAGAAGAGCTACTAAAGGTTATCAAGAACTAATTGTAACTTCCCCATTTGGTATTTGTCCAAGAGAAATGGAAAATACATTTCCAATCCAATCTTATGATGTTGCAGTTTCTGGTGATTGGAATGAAGAGGAAATACGATTGGCTGGAGAGCTTCTTAGAGATTATGTTGGGGATAAAGCAGTAATTGCTAATGTTGATGGAGGCTATGAAGAGGTTTGTCGTGAGTATTTAGATAATTGTACCTATGTTTGTGTAGATGGTAGGCCTACATCTCCAGAGTCAATTTTTAATTTAAGAGAAGAACTTAAAAAATATCCAAAAACTAAACATAAGGATAGAGTTCTTAATGAACTTAAATCAATTGCTAAATATCAGTTCGGACTAGAAGCTGAAAAAATAATCACTGATGATGTTGTTACTAAAGGGAGATATCATAGAAATATTTATTCAAAAGGTAAGCAATTAGCCCTTCTTAATAGGGATATTGGTTTATATACTCTTAACCTTGAAGGAGCTAGAAGATTAGCTGAGCTAGGTATTCATATAGTTGAAATTGATTTTGACTTAAAAACAAATTCATTATTTGCTCCAGGTATTGTAAATGCAGATTTAACTATTCTTCCGAAAGATGAAGTTGCTGTTGTTAGAAATGATGAAATTGTAGCAGTTGGTAAAGCTGTTTTAACCGGTAAGGAAATGATGGAATCTAGAAATGGAATTGGAGTAAAAATAAGACATAGGAAGAAAAATTAG